From Cannabis sativa cultivar Pink pepper isolate KNU-18-1 chromosome 8, ASM2916894v1, whole genome shotgun sequence, a single genomic window includes:
- the LOC115700662 gene encoding scarecrow-like protein 23: protein MLQSLVTQSPLHSTSNPNSDPSNSSSSMKTKRVERELSAPGETVSEDPSTKRPANSARNFSDDATISGDKAVNDQEEELVVEGESSGLRLLGLLLQCAESVAMDNLNNAGDLLPEIAELSSPFGTSPERVGAYFAHALQARVISSYLGRYSPLTTKTINLTQSHRIFNALQSYNSISPLVKFSHFTANQAIFQALDGVDRVHVIDLDIMQGLQWPGLFHILASRSRKIRSMRITGFGSSTELLESTGRRLADFASSLGLPFEFHPLEGKIGSITDPSQLDVRPNEATVVHWMHHCLYDITGSDLGTLRLLSLLRPKLITIVEQDLSHGGSFLGRFVEALHYYSALFDALGDVSGADSLERHMVEQQLFGCEIRNIVAVGGPKRTGEVKVDRWGEELKRVGFKPISLGGNPAAQASLLLGMYPWKGYTLVEESGCLKLGWKDLSLLTASAWQPSD from the coding sequence ATGCTTCAGAGCTTAGTCACTCAATCTCCATTACACAGTACTTCGAATCCAAACTCCGACCCTTCTAATTCCTCCTCGTCCATGAAGACCAAGCGTGTCGAACGTGAACTTTCAGCACCCGGCGAAACTGTCTCCGAAGACCCTTCCACCAAAAGGCCAGCTAACTCAGCCAGAAATTTCTCCGACGACGCCACTATATCCGGTGACAAGGCGGTCAACGATCAAGAGGAGGAACTCGTTGTCGAAGGCGAGTCAAGCGGTCTGAGACTCCTCGGGCTTCTCCTTCAATGCGCCGAGAGCGTAGCTATGGATAACCTCAACAACGCCGGTGACCTACTCCCGGAGATTGCTGAGCTATCCTCCCCTTTCGGAACGTCGCCTGAGCGCGTGGGAGCTTACTTCGCACACGCTCTTCAAGCGCGTGTGATCAGCTCCTACTTGGGAAGATACTCACCGCTTACTACCAAAACCATAAACCTAACTCAGTCCCATCGGATCTTCAATGCTTTGCAGTCTTACAACTCTATCAGCCCCTTGGTGAAATTCTCCCACTTCACGGCGAACCAGGCGATCTTCCAGGCACTGGACGGCGTGGATCGCGTCCACGTCATCGATTTGGATATAATGCAAGGCCTCCAATGGCCAGGATTGTTCCACATCCTAGCTTCCCGGTCGAGGAAGATCAGGTCCATGAGAATCACCGGGTTCGGATCCTCCACCGAGTTACTCGAGTCGACCGGGAGGAGACTCGCCGATTTTGCAAGCTCACTCGGTCTCCCTTTCGAATTCCACCCGCTAGAAGGGAAAATCGGAAGCATCACCGACCCGAGCCAACTGGACGTGAGGCCGAACGAGGCCACGGTCGTCCACTGGATGCACCACTGCCTGTACGACATCACAGGGAGCGATTTAGGCACGTTGAGACTGCTGAGTTTGCTGAGACCGAAACTAATCACCATAGTGGAACAGGACCTCAGCCATGGCGGAAGCTTCTTAGGCAGGTTCGTGGAGGCCTTGCATTACTACAGCGCGTTGTTCGATGCGTTAGGAGACGTATCGGGTGCGGACAGCCTAGAGAGACATATGGTGGAGCAGCAGTTGTTTGGATGTGAGATTAGGAACATCGTGGCCGTGGGTGGGCCGAAGAGGACTGGCGAGGTTAAGGTGGATAGGTGGGGTGAGGAGCTTAAACGGGTCGGGTTTAAACCCATTTCGCTTGGCGGTAACCCGGCCGCCCAGGCTAGCTTGTTGCTTGGGATGTACCCTTGGAAAGGATACACATTGGTAGAAGAAAGTGGGTGCTTGAAATTGGGTTGGAAGGATTTGTCTCTGTTGACTGCGTCAGCGTGGCAGCCGTCCGATTga
- the LOC133030574 gene encoding uncharacterized protein LOC133030574: MAKTKNAQPSKKPSRGSASASPITPPAPPAPATGALGSSSAPTKSARKSKTQARKSVINLASPPVVASPIAFSTPGFGDHDESHSSDHTFSKSSSSNGAPNVDKAMVTLPTVVSSSSKAKNLKENPPSVSSSDSEPEEETEESEEPEADHVTTKPVPVPAAVPKKDKGKRPIVSSSPPPQGKVAQRKARFASPGITNDLAAASASTSAPTEMAEFSLRLGRMETSQALLLRKMDSIMKYFRPNDDE; the protein is encoded by the exons atggccaaaactaagaatgcccaaccgTCCAAGAAGCCCTCTCGTGGCTCTGCCTCTGCATCTCCGATCACCCCTCCTGCGCCGCCTGCACCAGCGACCGGAGCTCTTGGTTCGTCCTCTGCTCCGACGAAATCTGCCAGAAAATCGAAGACCCAGGCTCGAAAATCAGTGATCAATCTCGCCTCTCCACCAGTCGTTGCTTCTCCAATTGCTTTTTCAACACCTGGGTttggtgatcatgatgaatcccattcatccgatcacacattCTCGAAGTCTtcttcttcgaatggtgctccTAATGTCGACAAAGCTATGGTGACGTTGCCCACG GTGGtgtcttcatcttcaaaggccaaaaatctcaaggagaatcccccttcCGTCTCATCCTCGGATTCTGAACCTGAAGAAGAAACTGAGGAG agtgaagaaccTGAAGCTGATCATGTCACTACAAAACCTGTTCCTGTCCCTGCTGCAGTTCCAAAGAAGGATaaaggaaaaaggcccattgtctctTCAAGTCCT cctcctcaaggaaaagtTGCTCAGAGAAAGGCTCGGTTTGCTTCCCCTGGTATTACAAATGATCTTGCTGCTGcatctgcttcaacttctgctcctacagaaatggcagaattcaGTTTGcggttgggaagaatggagacaagtcaggccttgcttcttaggaagatggaTAGCATCATGAAATATttccgacccaatgatgatgaataa